The region CAGCCTTTAAGCCCCTCTTTTAAGTTTAGACTCAAAAGGAAACCACCTTGGACAGGGTTCACTCGACTGGCCGGAGAGATTTGCCTCTTCGGGAAAGCCTTAGCCCTGGAAGCACTTGAATGAATCTCCTCTTACAGGAGGCATCCTGCATAACACATTATGTTACGATAGGCTGTGGTTGGATTTTGTATACTATATGAAGTGTTGATGGTATGTGCGGCAAGCTAAAAAGTACCCTCCTGCTCAGTTTGACTCTCGATATTAGCCTGCTCAGCATACTTCCTGTTTGCGCGCAAAACAACCCTGAACATGACAAAGGACCGGAAGTGAACCGCCATAACAGGGAAGGTCACTATGAAATCTAACACGCTCACTTCTGATGTAGGAACAAGCCTTCTTAACTGGATAAGGGGGAAGTGCCTATCAATTTCAAACGTTTCTGTAATCATTCATTCTTACCACCAGTTTTATGCACTTAAATCCAATAGAATACGAAAAACTAATGCTTCATCTTGCAGGGGAGGTTGCTGCAAAAAGGCTTAAAAGAGGTGTGAAGCTCAACTACCCCGAGTCCGTTGCCTACATCTGTGGCATTTTGATGGAGGAAGCCCGTGACGGGAAGAAAACTGTGGCAGAGCTTATGGACTATGGTGCAAAGCTCTTGAATAAGAACCAGGTAATGGAAGGTGTGCCTGATATCATACGCTTTGTACAGGTAGAGGTCACCTTTCCGGACGGCATGAAACTCATCACGGTTGACAATCCTATCCGCTAGTCCACGCCAAGAACAACTAAAAAATTATATATGAGACCAGGTGAATATATACTAAAGAAAGGGGATATAAAGGCAAATGAGAATCGTAAAATAGTACGAGTAAACGTAGCCAACACCGGAGACCGACCTGTTCAGGTAGGCTCACATTACCATTTTTTTGAGGCTAACAGGTCGCTTGAGTTTGACCGGGCGGCTGCTTTGGGCATGCGCCTGAACATTCCGGCAGGCACTGCTGTGCGTTTTGAGCCGGGCGAGAAGAAAGCAGTGTTCCTTGTAGAGTATGGAGGTAACAAAGTAATCCGTGGTTTTAATAATCTGACGGAAGGAGATGTATCGAAGCAGGAAGTGAGGAATAAAGCCTTGGAAAGGGCAAAGGAACAAGGATTTATGAGCGCAGGCAGATCTTCTAAATCTCCTAGGAAAAAAAAATAATCAAGAGAATCATTTAATCAGGAAACCATGGGAAATTGGAACAGACGCGAATGGATAAAAGTGGTAGGCCTGTCCACAGCCGGGCTTTCACTGCTGGGCTTCGATGCATTGGGAAGAGACTCATCTTCCGTAAAATACATTGACGGTGAACTCTACATTCCTAGAGATCGCTATGCTGCTCTCTTCGGGCCTACCACGGGGGATAAGGTGCGTCTGGCTGATACAGAGCTCTTCATCGAAATTGAGAAGGATTTTACGGTATACGGCGAGGAAAACAAGTTCGGGGGCGGTAAAACCATCCGCGACGGCATGGCCCAGTCCACCTCGGCCACACAGGACGAAGTGCTGGACCTGGTTTTGACCAACGCCATCATACTTGACCACTGGGGCATCGTGAAGGCAGATATCGGCATCAAGAACGGCAAGATCGTCGGTATCGGCAAGGCCGGTAACCCGGACACGCAGCCGGGGGTCACCAAGGGCATGATCATAGGTGCCGCCACGGAGGTGCAGGCCTGTGCCGGCATCATAGTTACAGCAGGCGCCATCGACACCCACATCCACTTTATTGCCCCACAGCAGATAGATGTAGCGCTCTATAGTGGCGTTACGACCATGATCGGTGGCGGCACAGGCCCAACTGACGGTACGATGGCTACTACCGTAACGCCGGGCAAGTGGTGGGTAGAGCGGATGCTGGAGGCCTCAGAGTCAATTCCTTTGAATTTAGGCTTCACGGGTAAAGGCAACACCTCTTCTTTCAAAGCGGCTGCCGAGCCCATTGAGGCCGGCGCGCTAGGCCTGAAACTCCACGAAGACTGGGGTTCCACGCCATCGGCCATCGACATAGCCCTGCAGGTGGCAGACAAGTATGACGTGCAGGTAACACTTCACGCAGACACGCTGAACGAGGCGGGCTTCCTGGAGAATACGGTGAAGGCCATCAATGGCCGGACTATCCACTCTTACCACACGGAGGGCGCCGGTGGCGGCCACGCGCCGGACATCATCGAGATCGCCATGTACCCAAACGTGCTGCCGGCCTCCACTAACCCGACCAAGCCTTATACCATCAACACGGTAGATGAGCATTTGGACATGCTCATGGCGGTTCACCACCTCGACAAGAGCATCCCCGAGGACGTGGCCTTTGCCGAGTCTCGCATCCGTTCTTCAACCATCGCGGCCGAGGATATCCTGCAGGACATGGGCGTGCTCAGTATCATGTCGTCCGACAGCCAGGCCATGGGCCGAGTTGCTGAAACAGTACTGCGAACCTGGCAGACGGCGCATAAGATGAAGCTGCAACGCGGGCCGCTACAGGAGGATAAAGGTAAAGACAACGATAACTACCGCGCGAAACGCTATGTGGCCAAGTACACCATCAACCCAGCGATAACCCATGGAATAAGCCAGTATGTGGGCTCTATAGAAGTAGGCAAGTACGCAGACCTGGTGCTGTGGGAAACGGGCCTGTTTGGTGTGAAGCCGGAGGTGATCTTTAAGAATGGGATGATTGTGGGCTCCCGGTTAGGTGATCCGAACGGAGCCATTTCCCTGCCACAGCCAATCATGTACCGCTCTATGTTCGGTTACCGTGGGAAGGCAATCAGCCAGTGCAGCTTCAACTTCGTTTCCGGCATCTCGCTTGAGAATGGCAACATCAATCGCCTGGGCCTTGCTAAAGGTGCTTTGCCAGTAAAAGGTTGTCGTAAAGTAACGAAGAAAGACATGATCCATAATAATGTAACGCCGAAACTGGAGGTGGATCCGGAGACATTTGAGGTAAGAGCTGATGGCCAGGTGTTGACCTGCGAGCCCCTGAAGGTTGTGCCCATGGCGCAGCGCTACTTCCTATTCTAATATTTCAAAACGTGCCACCGGCCAGGCTATACCTATGCCGGTAGCACGCTATAATAAATGCTTTTAGTAGAGAAGACAAGGGGTAACTTGGCAGATGCCTCCATAGGTGACCTGCTGATTGATTTCTTGGATCTTGATTGGTTTGACACGGGCAAAACCACTTTGCGGAAGAGAACCCGGGCAGGCCAGGAGGTAGGCATCCGCAAAGACACGACTCCGCTGGAGGACGGCGACATCCTGTACCTGGACGAGGAGCAGGCGATTGTGGTCAACATCCTGCCCTGCGAGTGCATTGTGTTCAAGCCAGGCAATTTTAAAGATATGGGTACAGTATGCTTTGAGATAGGCAACAAGCACATCCCCATCTTCATCAATGAGGAGGCAGAGGTGCTGGTGGAGTTTGAGCAGCCGCTGTACCGGTTGCTGGAGCGCTCCGGGTATGAGCCGCGGCGGGAGGTAAGAAAGCTGTTAAAAACACATGCGCTGCGCGTGCGCAAGCATGAAAGCAGCTACAACAGAAAAATCACCATCAAATAAGGTACGCTTATGCAGCCATTGTTAACCCTGCTCCAAATCAATGATTCCATGTTCCCGATCGGGAGCTTCACCCATTCCTATGGGCTGGAGTCTTACGTGAGCCAAGGCATTGTGAAAGATACGGCTTCGGCTACCGTGTATGCGGAAAACATGCTGCGCCATAATATCTACTACAACGATGCCGCTTTTCTGCAGATGGCCTGGAGGCTGCTGGAAGCCAGGAAGCCGGCGCGGGAGTTCCAGAAGCTGGATGAGTTGATCACCGCGCTCAAGGCTCCGTCTGAGATCCGGACGGCCAGCAAGAAACTGGCCATCCGTTTTCTGAAACTGACCCAGACGTTGCACCCGGTCAA is a window of Pontibacter kalidii DNA encoding:
- the ureA gene encoding urease subunit gamma, whose product is MHLNPIEYEKLMLHLAGEVAAKRLKRGVKLNYPESVAYICGILMEEARDGKKTVAELMDYGAKLLNKNQVMEGVPDIIRFVQVEVTFPDGMKLITVDNPIR
- the ureB gene encoding urease subunit beta — translated: MRPGEYILKKGDIKANENRKIVRVNVANTGDRPVQVGSHYHFFEANRSLEFDRAAALGMRLNIPAGTAVRFEPGEKKAVFLVEYGGNKVIRGFNNLTEGDVSKQEVRNKALERAKEQGFMSAGRSSKSPRKKK
- the ureC gene encoding urease subunit alpha; translation: MGNWNRREWIKVVGLSTAGLSLLGFDALGRDSSSVKYIDGELYIPRDRYAALFGPTTGDKVRLADTELFIEIEKDFTVYGEENKFGGGKTIRDGMAQSTSATQDEVLDLVLTNAIILDHWGIVKADIGIKNGKIVGIGKAGNPDTQPGVTKGMIIGAATEVQACAGIIVTAGAIDTHIHFIAPQQIDVALYSGVTTMIGGGTGPTDGTMATTVTPGKWWVERMLEASESIPLNLGFTGKGNTSSFKAAAEPIEAGALGLKLHEDWGSTPSAIDIALQVADKYDVQVTLHADTLNEAGFLENTVKAINGRTIHSYHTEGAGGGHAPDIIEIAMYPNVLPASTNPTKPYTINTVDEHLDMLMAVHHLDKSIPEDVAFAESRIRSSTIAAEDILQDMGVLSIMSSDSQAMGRVAETVLRTWQTAHKMKLQRGPLQEDKGKDNDNYRAKRYVAKYTINPAITHGISQYVGSIEVGKYADLVLWETGLFGVKPEVIFKNGMIVGSRLGDPNGAISLPQPIMYRSMFGYRGKAISQCSFNFVSGISLENGNINRLGLAKGALPVKGCRKVTKKDMIHNNVTPKLEVDPETFEVRADGQVLTCEPLKVVPMAQRYFLF
- a CDS encoding urease accessory protein UreE; this translates as MLLVEKTRGNLADASIGDLLIDFLDLDWFDTGKTTLRKRTRAGQEVGIRKDTTPLEDGDILYLDEEQAIVVNILPCECIVFKPGNFKDMGTVCFEIGNKHIPIFINEEAEVLVEFEQPLYRLLERSGYEPRREVRKLLKTHALRVRKHESSYNRKITIK
- a CDS encoding urease accessory protein UreF; the encoded protein is MQPLLTLLQINDSMFPIGSFTHSYGLESYVSQGIVKDTASATVYAENMLRHNIYYNDAAFLQMAWRLLEARKPAREFQKLDELITALKAPSEIRTASKKLAIRFLKLTQTLHPVKRCSNYLSKVQEGKLHGHYAVAFAMYAHAHGITMQDALLAFYYNMLNGIVTNCAKLVPISQNDAQKILFDLQPIIKQLVEEQEDLDESLVGLCCIGQEIRCMQHEKQYSRLYIS